In one window of Dissulfurirhabdus thermomarina DNA:
- a CDS encoding SAM-dependent methyltransferase yields the protein MTFEMHPIGRVCNPTGEVPRHWTVSRVEGAIEIDPAYEAGLSDIRPGDRVVVLFAFHESPPFSPELLRQRPPHRDRERGVFSICSPVRPNPIGLSVVEVLSVEGPVLRVRGLDMRDGTPVLDLKPATGLHPEVPGGRAA from the coding sequence ATGACCTTCGAGATGCACCCCATCGGGCGCGTTTGCAATCCCACGGGCGAGGTGCCCCGGCACTGGACGGTCTCCCGGGTGGAGGGCGCCATCGAGATCGACCCGGCCTACGAGGCGGGGCTCTCGGACATCCGCCCCGGGGACCGCGTGGTGGTCCTCTTCGCCTTCCACGAGAGTCCGCCCTTTTCCCCGGAGCTCCTCCGCCAGCGGCCGCCGCACCGGGACCGCGAGCGCGGCGTCTTCAGCATCTGCTCCCCGGTCCGGCCGAACCCCATCGGCCTCTCCGTGGTGGAGGTCCTGTCCGTGGAGGGGCCGGTGCTCCGCGTGCGCGGCCTCGACATGCGCGACGGCACCCCGGTGCTGGACCTCAAGCCGGCCACGGGGCTTCACCCCGAGGTCCCGGGGGGGCGGGCGGCCTAG
- a CDS encoding MBOAT family O-acyltransferase codes for MLFNSYEYIFLFLPVVVAVYFALNRRRLVAAGKAWLVLASLFFYSYWNIRYLPLLLLSILVNYAVGTALATTRRQRAPWEALVPPRLVLAAGICFNVGLLGYFKYTDFFLDNLNRALGLHLPLPHIALPLAISFFTFQQIAFLVDSYRGETAEYDFLDYCLFVSFFPQLIAGPIVHHGEMMPQFSRIRNKLPNHRNIAIGLAFFAMGLFKKAVIADTLSEWATQGFDTAPVLNLAEAWTASLAYTFQLYYDFSGYTDMAMGAAYLFNIRLPLNFNSPYKAGNIRDFWRRWHMTLTRWLRDYLYIPMGGNRRGVLRGYVNLVVTFFLVGLWHGAGWTYVLWGTLHGLGSAVHRLWRNAGLRMPTWIGWPLTFLFVHCTWVVFRARNLHDAAKVFKGMLGMTGVVLPAELAPALGRLAELGVRFGETFDWVKGNARALAILALVAAMAFAARNSVAVARELRPDWKSAAFVTALLVLGVLHLSQMSEFLYFIF; via the coding sequence ATGCTCTTCAACTCCTACGAATACATCTTCCTCTTCCTCCCGGTGGTGGTGGCGGTCTACTTCGCCCTCAACCGGCGCCGGCTCGTGGCCGCCGGGAAGGCCTGGCTGGTCCTGGCCTCCCTCTTCTTCTACTCCTACTGGAACATCCGGTACCTCCCGCTGCTGCTGCTCTCCATCCTGGTGAACTACGCCGTGGGGACGGCGCTGGCGACGACCCGGCGACAGCGGGCGCCTTGGGAGGCCCTGGTCCCGCCCCGGCTGGTCCTGGCCGCGGGGATCTGCTTCAACGTGGGGCTCCTCGGCTACTTCAAGTACACGGACTTCTTCCTCGACAACCTGAACCGGGCCCTAGGGCTCCACCTCCCGCTCCCCCACATCGCCCTCCCCCTGGCCATCAGCTTCTTCACCTTCCAGCAGATCGCCTTCCTGGTGGACAGCTACCGGGGGGAGACGGCCGAGTACGACTTCCTGGACTACTGCCTCTTCGTCTCCTTCTTCCCGCAGCTCATCGCGGGCCCCATCGTGCACCACGGGGAGATGATGCCCCAGTTCTCCCGCATCCGGAACAAGCTGCCCAACCACCGGAACATCGCCATCGGGCTCGCCTTCTTCGCCATGGGCCTCTTCAAGAAGGCCGTCATCGCGGACACCCTCTCGGAGTGGGCCACCCAGGGCTTCGACACGGCGCCGGTGCTGAACCTCGCCGAGGCCTGGACCGCCTCGCTGGCCTACACCTTCCAGCTCTACTACGACTTCAGCGGCTACACGGACATGGCCATGGGAGCGGCCTACCTCTTCAACATCCGGCTGCCCCTGAACTTCAACTCCCCCTACAAGGCCGGCAACATCCGGGACTTCTGGCGCCGCTGGCACATGACGCTCACCCGGTGGCTCCGCGACTACCTCTACATCCCCATGGGCGGCAACCGGCGGGGCGTGCTCCGGGGCTACGTGAACCTGGTGGTGACCTTCTTCCTCGTCGGGCTCTGGCACGGGGCGGGGTGGACCTACGTCCTGTGGGGGACGCTCCACGGGTTGGGGTCGGCGGTGCACCGCTTGTGGCGGAACGCCGGCCTCCGGATGCCCACCTGGATCGGTTGGCCGCTCACCTTCCTCTTCGTCCACTGCACCTGGGTGGTCTTCCGGGCCCGCAACCTCCACGACGCCGCCAAGGTCTTCAAGGGGATGCTGGGGATGACGGGGGTTGTGCTCCCGGCGGAGTTGGCCCCGGCCCTCGGCCGGCTCGCCGAGCTGGGCGTCCGGTTCGGCGAGACCTTCGACTGGGTCAAGGGAAACGCCCGGGCGCTGGCGATCCTGGCGCTGGTGGCGGCCATGGCCTTCGCGGCCCGCAACTCCGTGGCCGTCGCCCGCGAACTCCGGCCCGACTGGAAGTCGGCGGCCTTCGTGACCGCCCTCCTCGTGCTGGGCGTCCTCCACCTCTCCCAGATGTCCGAGTTCCTCTACTTCATCTTCTAG